From a region of the Rhizobium sp. EC-SD404 genome:
- a CDS encoding class I SAM-dependent methyltransferase, with amino-acid sequence MKQIDEAKLQAFIGKMLVDLGGAYSVPTVRIGFRLGLFDTLNNHGPMTSDELAERAGSLAPRYIREWALAQAAGGYIDYDPDTERFSLSPEQAMVFSQQESPFYLAGAFDLAAAMIEGESKVETSMRTGGGVRWGDTAGCLFCATGAFFRPGYVNNIVQNWMPSLDGVVDKLQEGARVADVGCGVGFSTLLMAEAYPNSEFVGFDFHEPSIDEARRHTRDHGVDDRVRFEVSTAKDIEEKDFDLVTFYDCLHDMGDPRGCAAHVREMLSDDGTWMIVEPIAGDQPRDNMNPIGRLYYNASTMLCVPTSLDQEVGEGLGAQAGEALLTEVVKSGGFTRVRRAATGPFNMVIEAKG; translated from the coding sequence ATGAAGCAGATTGACGAAGCCAAACTTCAGGCCTTCATCGGAAAGATGCTTGTCGATCTCGGCGGCGCCTATAGCGTGCCGACCGTGCGCATCGGATTCCGGCTCGGCCTGTTCGACACGCTCAACAACCACGGACCGATGACGTCCGACGAGTTAGCCGAACGAGCGGGCAGTCTCGCGCCACGCTACATCCGCGAGTGGGCGCTTGCCCAGGCTGCCGGGGGGTATATCGACTACGATCCCGACACCGAGCGGTTCAGCCTGTCGCCCGAGCAGGCCATGGTCTTTTCCCAGCAAGAAAGTCCCTTTTATCTCGCCGGTGCCTTCGATCTGGCCGCCGCAATGATCGAGGGTGAATCCAAGGTCGAGACTTCCATGCGCACAGGCGGGGGCGTGCGCTGGGGCGACACGGCCGGGTGTCTTTTCTGCGCCACGGGGGCGTTCTTCAGGCCCGGCTACGTCAACAACATTGTCCAGAACTGGATGCCGTCGCTCGACGGTGTGGTGGACAAGCTGCAGGAAGGCGCGCGCGTGGCCGATGTCGGTTGCGGCGTCGGGTTTTCCACGTTGTTGATGGCTGAGGCCTATCCGAACAGCGAGTTTGTGGGCTTCGATTTCCACGAACCGTCCATCGACGAAGCGCGGCGGCATACAAGAGACCACGGTGTCGACGACCGCGTCCGGTTCGAGGTCTCGACCGCGAAGGATATCGAGGAGAAGGACTTCGATCTCGTCACCTTCTACGATTGCCTGCACGACATGGGCGATCCACGCGGTTGCGCCGCGCATGTGCGGGAGATGCTGAGCGACGACGGGACCTGGATGATTGTTGAGCCGATCGCAGGGGACCAGCCACGTGACAACATGAACCCGATCGGGCGGCTCTACTACAATGCGTCCACCATGCTCTGCGTACCGACGTCGCTCGACCAGGAAGTGGGCGAAGGACTGGGAGCACAAGCGGGGGAAGCTCTGTTGACGGAGGTGGTCAAATCCGGCGGGTTCACGCGCGTACGGCGCGCGGCGACCGGCCCATTCAACATGGTGATCGAGGCGAAGGGCTGA